A genomic window from Candidatus Aenigmatarchaeota archaeon includes:
- a CDS encoding SdpI family protein — translation MAIRKSTGVSILVAIVLLAAGLFLYPALPEELASHWGLQGEVNGYMPKFLGVIFIPLVVLAMAAIFEVIPRIDPYKENIKKFSGEYGRFVVLLSAFLAAIQAMVLAWNLGYLFDMSRFIFAGIGILFFFIGDILEKSKRNWFVGVRTPWTLVSDRVWEKTNKLGGRAFRAIGIVMAIGAIFYKPLVIELIAVVLLLVFGLFVYSYLEFRKIKK, via the coding sequence ATGGCTATCCGTAAGTCGACAGGGGTTTCAATTCTGGTGGCGATTGTTTTGCTTGCCGCAGGGCTATTTCTTTACCCCGCCCTTCCGGAAGAGCTTGCTTCCCATTGGGGGCTTCAGGGGGAGGTCAATGGATACATGCCAAAATTTCTCGGGGTGATTTTCATTCCCCTCGTCGTTCTTGCCATGGCGGCTATCTTTGAAGTTATCCCCCGAATTGACCCCTACAAGGAAAACATCAAAAAATTTTCCGGAGAGTATGGCCGCTTTGTGGTTTTGCTTTCTGCGTTCCTTGCAGCGATTCAGGCAATGGTTCTGGCTTGGAACCTGGGATACTTGTTTGACATGTCCCGCTTTATCTTTGCCGGCATTGGAATCCTGTTTTTCTTCATAGGGGATATTCTTGAGAAGTCGAAGCGAAACTGGTTTGTTGGCGTGCGGACTCCCTGGACTCTTGTAAGCGACAGGGTCTGGGAGAAGACAAACAAGCTTGGCGGCAGGGCTTTTCGGGCAATAGGAATAGTAATGGCGATTGGCGCAATCTTCTATAAGCCGCTTGTTATCGAGCTTATTGCTGTGGTGCTTCTTCTTGTTTTTGGCCTGTTTGTGTATTCATACCTTGAGTTCAGGAAAATAAAAAAATGA
- a CDS encoding DUF192 domain-containing protein → MSYAVFRGKRKLCLAEMVAGIGAKTGLMFRRKLKRGEGLILKIPNCRVSIHTMFVFFPIDLFFLDARGKVVEVAKLAPWRIYLPKKKAAHLLEANAGELSVKVGDRLSFRKSGIRN, encoded by the coding sequence ATGAGTTATGCAGTTTTTCGCGGTAAAAGAAAGCTTTGCCTTGCAGAGATGGTGGCGGGCATTGGCGCGAAGACAGGGCTGATGTTTCGCCGAAAACTGAAAAGAGGCGAAGGGCTTATACTCAAGATTCCAAACTGCAGGGTGAGCATACACACAATGTTTGTCTTTTTCCCGATAGACCTCTTTTTCCTGGATGCCCGGGGCAAAGTAGTCGAAGTCGCAAAACTTGCTCCCTGGAGAATTTACCTTCCAAAAAAGAAGGCAGCGCATCTTCTTGAGGCAAACGCAGGAGAGCTTTCAGTCAAGGTTGGCGATCGGCTTTCCTTCAGGAAATCAGGCATCAGGAATTAA